From the genome of Deltaproteobacteria bacterium, one region includes:
- a CDS encoding undecaprenyl-diphosphatase → MDIEIFQWLHSGAGHRPIVDGLAVFFAETGPYLMLALFVALWFFVSKEKKNALLEATEAAVVGLIMNQLVGLFYFHPRPYMIGLCTPLLPHGPETSFPSDHATLLFAATFYLLMGRRWVNCGVTVLVIACLTAWGRVDSGIHFPFDMAGSLVVGLISTGLIRWFAERLAPLNIKLIRVSDQLMDHVVRPRHRGTRRH, encoded by the coding sequence TTGGATATAGAAATCTTTCAGTGGCTGCATTCCGGGGCCGGGCATCGGCCGATCGTGGACGGGCTTGCCGTTTTTTTTGCCGAGACCGGGCCATATCTGATGCTTGCTCTGTTTGTTGCGCTGTGGTTCTTTGTGAGTAAGGAGAAAAAGAACGCCCTCCTGGAAGCGACTGAGGCCGCCGTCGTCGGCCTGATCATGAACCAGTTGGTCGGCCTGTTCTATTTTCACCCCCGGCCTTACATGATCGGCCTTTGCACACCTCTTCTTCCCCACGGCCCGGAGACGTCCTTTCCTAGTGATCATGCGACGTTGCTGTTTGCCGCGACTTTTTATCTGCTCATGGGCCGACGCTGGGTCAATTGCGGCGTTACGGTTTTGGTCATTGCATGCCTAACCGCCTGGGGACGGGTGGACAGCGGCATCCATTTTCCTTTTGACATGGCTGGCAGCCTGGTTGTCGGGCTGATTAGCACCGGGTTGATTCGCTGGTTTGCGGAACGCCTTGCCCCTTTAAACATAAAACTGATCCGGGTCAGCGATCAATTGATGGACCATGTAGTTCGGCCGCGGCACCGCGGCACGAGGAGACATTAA